The proteins below are encoded in one region of Rana temporaria chromosome 2, aRanTem1.1, whole genome shotgun sequence:
- the LOC120927426 gene encoding uncharacterized protein LOC120927426 produces MEREVRSAMALAAEEATGGEECVAQGGASRSAKDTSRSKKCGYCSGKLPSDYSKPFCAKCIVKLAGKETSEILKGFLEVQSEMLSTLKEFKGSLKSKEPEPPIAGPSSQESSSSQVFRVRQESHGSLVSDSEDSEIPPQEDGSVGQAEEEGEDARAGRYVFAADDMEGLLEAVYASEEIPQPAEIISTQDRLYQGLLKPQAKAIPVHQSLKDIILREWAEPEKKLLRYKTWKRRCPFKEEEESRFFKVPRSDAPLAQVSKQSDLSFEDTGNLRDPMDRRAETSLRRAWEANAAALSPALASACVARNANSWISKLLEHVSQGSDSKEILESLQLIGSAVAYLADASVETVRSTAKTGALLNSARRAVWVKMWNGDLASKNRLCGLPFEGSLLFGSGLDQALTRSSEKGVRFPTKPRQNKKRFFRGPQGGFGGKNRPSEKKPPYNRRWGAGKEKQKGGILFSNPKPNDKDAK; encoded by the exons ATGGAGCGAGAGGTTCGGTCTGCTATGGCCCTGGCTGCGGAGGAGGCCACAGGGG GGGAGGAATGTGTTGCCCAGGGGGGTGCTAGTCGATCGGCTAAGGACACTAGTCGCTCCAAAAAATGTGGCTACTGTAGTGGCAAGCTACCCTCAGATTATTCCAAACCCTTTTGTGCCAAATGCATTGTTAAATTAGCAGGGAAGGAGACCTCTGAAATTCTTAAAGGGTTTCTAGAGGTCCAATCTGAGATGCTCTCTACACTCAAAGAATTCAAGGGGTCTTTAAAGAGCAAAGAACCTGAACCCCCTATCGCAGGGCCCTCCTCGCAAGAGAGTTCCTCTTCACAGGTTTTTAGAGTCCGTCAGGAATCCCACGGTTCCTTAGTGTCGGACTCTGAGGACTCAGAGATTCCTCCTCAGGAGGATGGCTCTGTTGGCCAGGCAGAGGAAGAAGGCGAGGATGCTAGGGCAGGCAGATATGTCTTTGCTGCTGACGATATGGAAGGCCTCCTAGAGGCAGTGTACGCCTCTGAGGAGATTCCTCAGCCTGCGGAAATAATTTCTACACAGGATAGGTTATACCAGGGCCTGCTTAAACCTCAGGCCAAAGCAATTCCGGTACACCAGTCCCTGAAGGATATCATCCTTAGGGAATGGGCAGAGCCAGAGAAAAAGCTTTTAAGGTACAAGACCTGGAAAAGACGTTGCCCCtttaaggaggaggaggaatcaagATTTTTCAAAGTTCCTAGATCAGACGCTCCACTCGCGCAAGTTTCCAAGCAGTCGGACCTCTCCTTCGAGGACACAGGCAATTTGAGGGATCCTATGGATCGGCGGGCAGAGACCTCCTTGCGTAGGGCCTGGGAAGCTAACGCGGCTGCCTTGAGCCCCGCCTTGGCTTCGGCCTGTGTTGCTAGGAATGCTAATTCCTGGATCTCAAAATTGCTGGAACATGTGTCCCAGGGGTCAGATTCTAAGGAAATATTAGAATCCCTTCAGCTCATAGGGAGCGCAGTAGCCTATCTAGCGGACGCCTCTGTAGAAACAGTCCGTTCTACCGCAAAGACGGGAGCCCTCCTCAATTCTGCCAGAAGGGCAGTGTGGGTCAAAATGTGGAACGGGGACCTGGCGTCTAAAAACCGCCTTTGTGGTCTTCCCTTCGAGGGCTCCCTGCTCTTCGGTTCAGGCCTGGACCAGGCCCTGACCAGATCCTCAGAAAAAGGGGTACGTTTCCCTACCAAGCCTAGACAAAACAAGAAaagattttttcgaggcccccagggtgGATTTGGAGGTAAGAACCGTCCCTCAGAAAAGAAGCCCCCTTACAACAGACGTTGGGGTGCTGGGAAGGAAAAGCAAAAGGGAGGTATCCTCTTTTCCAATCCCAAACCCAACGACAAAGACGCCAAATGA